A part of Dreissena polymorpha isolate Duluth1 chromosome 13, UMN_Dpol_1.0, whole genome shotgun sequence genomic DNA contains:
- the LOC127855543 gene encoding uncharacterized protein LOC127855543: MDTTTQFEDNMLDTFDVSSSTASSIQVGWNIRSAQVPFVQGFRVHYQKISSTYVQYGPRLYPTENEYEIGNLVADTYYKICLVVYRNYTHSPYRTCTDASTTNWQLPVSIGSSIGAVLALSVIVLIVLLSRCQIPLKYRGKKSKRLQKYDTISSTYHDDQYEFSETVTHGNDEEYVSEFDDEAFYDVSLHDNKRPTRPTVGEKVCVHNGLCRGHIHSHSSSHNPQKTYCGRAQCSQQHPHSRQFRAYSIQADGNVCFFNQPCSPLAKEPRRSAFHKQDSKDSRKKEEQDSPQKESWTIPTLSPMQAKDHPQETMDTPTVMHKPHSVPQTSTFLDEGTDVALEESSTKLNTEPDNQAPKQQVEKRLLITDIDFDDTDLSKYGATGGTHRRDAASMPIEMTSNERMIALPESDSFDEHTV; the protein is encoded by the coding sequence ATGGATACTACAACACAGTTTGAAGACAATATGCTGGATACGTTTGACGTATCGTCATCAACAGCGTCGTCGATTCAAGTTGGTTGGAATATAAGGTCGGCACAGGTGCCATTTGTGCAAGGTTTTAGGGTGCATTACCAGAAGATCTCCAGCACGTACGTGCAATATGGACCAAGACTGTACCCGACCGAAAACGAATACGAAATCGGAAATTTAGTTGCAGATACCTATTACAAAATATGTCTTGTTGTGTACAGGAACTACACGCATTCACCATATCGTACATGCACTGACGCTTCAACAACGAATTGGCAACTGCCGGTTTCTATCGGCAGTAGTATCGGAGCTGTTCTTGCTTTGTCAGTGATTGTTCTAATAGTGCTGCTTTCACGTTGTCAAATTCCTTTAAAATATAGAGGGAAAAAATCAAAGCGATTGCAAAAATATGACACAATTTCGTCGACATACCACGACGATCAATACGAATTCAGTGAGACAGTCACTCACGGAAACGATGAGGAATATGTTTCAGAATTTGACGATGAAGCGTTCTACGATGTCTCTTTGCATGACAACAAACGACCAACGCGGCCGACAGTCGGGGAAAAAGTATGTGTTCATAATGGCCTATGCAGGGGCCATATTCATTCTCACAGCAGTTCGCACAATCCTCAAAAGACTTATTGCGGACGAGCACAGTGTTCCCAGCAACATCCACATTCGCGCCAATTTCGGGCGTACTCAATCCAAGCAGATGGCaacgtgtgtttttttaatcagcCATGCTCACCTCTAGCGAAGGAACCGCGGCGATCAGCGTTTCACAAACAAGACTCAAAAGATTCGAGAAAAAAAGAAGAACAGGACTCACCACAAAAAGAATCGTGGACTATCCCGACATTAAGTCCAATGCAAGCCAAGGATCATCCGCAAGAGACTATGGATACACCGACAGTAATGCACAAACCTCACTCGGTGCCGCAAACATCAACGTTTTTGGACGAGGGAACAGATGTGGCTTTGGAAGAGTCCTCAACAAAATTGAACACCGAGCCCGATAATCAAGCTCCGAAACAGCAGGTGGAGAAGCGCCTACTTATTACAGACATTGACTTTGATGATACAGATCTCAGTAAATACGGGGCAACAGGCGGAACACATCGAAGGGATGCTGCATCGATGCCGATAGAAATGACAAGCAATGAAAGAATGATTGCTCTTCCAGAGAGCGACTCATTCGACGAACATACAGTTTAA